The Pedosphaera parvula Ellin514 genome includes the window CGAATGCGTATTTGGCGAACAACGCCGGAAATTCAGGATTTTGGAAATTCCCAATCCAGTCCGGCACACCGAAGTGGCATAAATCTGCAATGGGAATGATATCTCGAGCCCGCAATTGTTCGAAGGTCACATCGGCAAATGACCAATCAAACTTTTCCGGTCCCGGAAAAGTACGATAGAGAGGAACCCCATAACGAAGAAACGAGATGCCCAGTTCCTGCACCAGGTCGAAGTCCAAATGCCACTGGTCGTAATGCCCGCAACGCTCCATTTGATCCACTCGCACGCGACCGTTTTCGATTGTAGGAGAACTATTCTCAATCCCGGTGGCAAACATGAAAGCACCAACCATTTACCATTATAATCCTCTGGTCCTGAATACCCAAATTGTTTTTGGCGAATCACTTAGTGATTAAATCAAAATCGGGGGTAACTTCGGGCTCTCCTCTTTGGCGCCACCATAGCCACACGACCCAGGTGCAGGGGATGATCATCCCAGTCCACCCCAATATTCTGACTGCTTGAGCGATTTGCGTATCGTGCGCGAGTATTCGCCATCGCCCGAAAATGTTTGCCCAATCATGGTCCCCGCCACCGACCAAGGGCAATACTTGCTCACGAGCATCCGCCATGTAACGCGCGATGTTTAGCCAATTCTCAAAAAACCAAATTATAGCGCCTGCAAAAGAAAGCGTCTGACCTTTGCGCCAAAAGGAAACTGCCAGCGCTATTGGAAACACCAATTGTCCAATGGTTCCTCCATAAGTTTCCAACCGGGTGCTGAATATTCCTATGATGGGATGACCGGCTTCATGAAACAGTAAATTGGCATGGTCGACAATGAAGACAAAGCCTGGTTCAGATAGGAACACCAAAAGCAAAAAAGCTCCCATCCCCATCGCGAATGCAGCCAGCATTGAGGTAGTGACTTTATTCCATCTCTGATCTTTCATATCGTCGTCGCGCTTTCTGCCCATACCCATCTCAAACAAAGGTCACAATTTGAACAGCCGCTTGCGGTGTTGCGAAGCAATAAGCCAGCGGTGGCCAGGCGCATTACGGTTTGTCGAGTTACAGCATGGACTGTTCCAAAACCTTCGGATATCAGATGAAACCAGTTATTTTATCCGATAGCTTCCTCTCAATAACCCCAATGTCTCGCTGAACAGAAGAAAAGCTGTTGAGCGGACTTGCGAAAATCAATAGTTTGGGATTCAGATTGATGATAAGCGTGAAAATCAGCATGTGGCTTGGATTGTGCCTGCTTCTGACCAGTTGCCGTGCTCCACAAGCCACTCCTCAGATGGAGCCGTATGAGCCTTATCTGTTGATGAACCGGGAATCGGTCACGGTTCCACTGACCAATGGGAGCAACCTGCAGTGGCTGGTAAACGCAGTGGTGAACGGACAACCGGGAGTTTTCATCCTGGATACGGGAGCAGAGTTTACGAGCATCACACCGGAATTCGCCGGGAAATTAGGATTAAGCGAGCCCGATTCAAGCGCCCGGTTCACCAAAATTTCATCAACCGGGCAAAAAATCCAAAATGTTCCCATCAGTTCCTTCAGGCTTGGTGGTCTGGAGTATTTCAACTTTTATGCCGCGATTATAAACCTTAACCATATCAACCAGGCTCTCCACTCCCAAATCGCTGGCATCATTGGAAACAACCTGTTGAATCAAACAGCTTACACGATTGACTGGAAAAGGAATGCGCTCACTCTCACGACCCGTCTCATCAAGCCGCCACCCAATGCCATTGCCATCTCGATCCGGACGAACCGTGTGTACTGTCCAGTCAGCGTAAATGGAAGGAAGCTGGAGTTTGCATTGGATACCGGCTCTTATCGCTGCCTCCTTTCACAAAAGGAAATGGCGCGATTGGCGATTGAAGCCGGGAAGCAGAGTGTGGTTGAGGCTCCTGAAATCGATATAGAAAAAGCTTTGAATCAAGAACACACAGTCGTGAGTTTGGACCAATTCAAATTTGGATTCATTGAGCGCAGGAATTTTCCCATAATGATTTGGGACCACAGCGTTCTGGGCATGGACCTGCTGCAATCGTACATTCTCACGGTGGA containing:
- a CDS encoding aspartyl protease family protein, producing MKISMWLGLCLLLTSCRAPQATPQMEPYEPYLLMNRESVTVPLTNGSNLQWLVNAVVNGQPGVFILDTGAEFTSITPEFAGKLGLSEPDSSARFTKISSTGQKIQNVPISSFRLGGLEYFNFYAAIINLNHINQALHSQIAGIIGNNLLNQTAYTIDWKRNALTLTTRLIKPPPNAIAISIRTNRVYCPVSVNGRKLEFALDTGSYRCLLSQKEMARLAIEAGKQSVVEAPEIDIEKALNQEHTVVSLDQFKFGFIERRNFPIMIWDHSVLGMDLLQSYILTVDARRNWLLLTKEPSPLVFDR